A genomic segment from Bartonella ancashensis encodes:
- a CDS encoding siderophore ABC transporter substrate-binding protein — translation MITKRMTWAAFIFAVFVNFITISWAAITIEHSSGSTAVVKNPQRVVVFDLASLDNMVRLGINPTFGVTEGKKPAYLTQFDDPKYEKIGTRTDPNYEKIATFQPDLILIASRVRANYPEFSKLAPTLDMTVGYQTTLKDIERNLNILGEIFDKKREAQAEITNLHKALEEVRKHTKGKGKALIIMTSGGKISAFGPGARFDLLHSAFGIAPVTDKITKERHGQLVSYEFILEHNPDWLLVVDRDAAIGREGQSAAELLDNELIRRTTAGKKGQIIYLDPQSWYLASGNLTGLHNTIKQISEVFQKSR, via the coding sequence ATGATTACAAAACGTATGACATGGGCAGCCTTTATTTTTGCTGTATTTGTAAATTTCATAACCATTTCATGGGCAGCTATTACAATTGAGCACTCTTCGGGAAGTACTGCTGTAGTTAAAAACCCTCAAAGAGTTGTCGTTTTTGACCTTGCGTCTCTTGATAATATGGTGCGTCTTGGCATTAATCCAACTTTTGGTGTCACAGAGGGGAAAAAACCTGCATATTTAACACAATTTGATGACCCGAAATATGAGAAGATTGGAACACGTACCGACCCAAATTATGAAAAAATAGCTACTTTTCAACCTGATCTTATCCTTATTGCTTCACGAGTACGGGCCAATTATCCAGAATTTTCTAAGCTCGCTCCAACTCTTGATATGACTGTTGGATATCAAACGACTCTCAAGGATATTGAGCGTAATCTTAACATTCTTGGAGAAATTTTTGATAAAAAGAGAGAAGCTCAAGCAGAAATAACAAACCTTCATAAAGCTTTAGAAGAAGTTCGTAAACATACCAAAGGAAAAGGAAAAGCACTCATTATCATGACTTCCGGTGGTAAAATAAGTGCATTTGGTCCTGGAGCACGTTTTGATCTACTCCATTCCGCTTTTGGCATTGCTCCTGTGACAGATAAAATAACTAAAGAGAGACATGGTCAATTGGTTTCCTATGAGTTTATTTTAGAACATAATCCTGATTGGTTATTGGTTGTTGATCGGGATGCTGCTATCGGACGCGAAGGACAATCTGCCGCAGAATTACTAGATAATGAGCTTATTCGCCGCACAACTGCTGGAAAAAAGGGCCAAATTATCTACTTAGATCCTCAAAGTTGGTATCTAGCAAGTGGAAACCTTACCGGACTTCATAACACAATAAAACAAATTAGCGAAGTTTTTCAAAAAAGCCGATAG
- a CDS encoding iron chelate uptake ABC transporter family permease subunit, translated as MDKQKTTLWMLITLTVSACIVVALYMTWNVNTYTWSLRLTKLASLLLVSYTIAVSTVLFQTVVNNRLLTPSIMGFDQLYILIKTVLVYHIGSLSLPFLNAQGQFLLEAVILIIFSVTLFRYFLSGNLKGVHFTLLVGVVLGGFFFSLRMFMQLRLDPDQIMNLTSIMFANFNKFNSPLIGLATGIVFITSIIGWRLRHTLDILALGNETALNLGVHYNKIVTTILIFVSILVSISTSLVGPITFFGLLVANLAYYLTPQTKHSVMVPIAVLLAVIFLVGGQFIWEQIFNMVGRLSFIIEFLGGTVFLTLLMKGKFK; from the coding sequence TTGGATAAACAAAAAACAACCCTGTGGATGCTCATAACACTCACTGTCAGTGCTTGCATTGTTGTTGCCCTCTATATGACATGGAATGTTAATACTTATACATGGTCATTGCGGTTAACAAAGTTGGCTTCTCTTTTACTTGTTTCCTACACGATCGCAGTCTCTACCGTCCTGTTTCAGACAGTTGTAAATAACCGCCTTTTAACGCCATCTATTATGGGGTTTGATCAACTTTACATCTTAATTAAAACCGTACTCGTTTATCATATTGGATCTCTTTCTTTACCCTTTTTAAATGCACAAGGACAATTTCTACTTGAAGCCGTTATTTTAATCATTTTTTCAGTTACTCTTTTTCGGTATTTCTTGTCAGGGAACCTTAAAGGAGTCCACTTCACTCTTTTAGTTGGTGTGGTTTTAGGTGGCTTTTTTTTCAGCCTACGCATGTTTATGCAATTGCGATTAGATCCAGATCAAATAATGAATTTAACGAGCATCATGTTTGCTAACTTCAATAAATTTAACTCACCATTGATCGGCCTTGCCACAGGAATTGTTTTCATTACCAGTATAATTGGTTGGCGTTTACGCCATACACTCGATATCCTTGCTCTTGGAAATGAAACTGCTCTCAACCTTGGAGTCCATTATAATAAAATTGTTACAACCATTCTCATCTTTGTTTCTATTCTTGTCTCTATTTCAACATCACTTGTTGGGCCCATTACTTTCTTCGGCCTACTTGTTGCAAACCTCGCTTACTACCTCACACCTCAAACAAAACACAGTGTCATGGTACCAATTGCAGTATTATTAGCTGTTATTTTTTTAGTTGGTGGTCAATTTATCTGGGAACAAATTTTCAACATGGTAGGACGTTTAAGCTTTATCATTGAATTTTTAGGTGGAACTGTCTTTCTAACTTTATTGATGAAAGGAAAGTTCAAGTGA
- a CDS encoding ABC transporter ATP-binding protein, which yields MIEISNLSKSYGAKLVIDNLSIHLPKGGITSLIGPNGSGKSTFLMMIRRLLQKNNGQIHIDGLNIDKIPHDILAQKLSLLRQDNPLSIRLTVYDLVSFGRYPYSKGRYNNEDKQFIERAIQYLGLSGLETQFLDELSGGQRQRAFIAMIICQDTHYVLLDEPLNNLDMKHSISMMKLLRRAADELKKTILLVMHDINFAASYSDRIVALKDGKVAYFGTPKEIIQPKTLKEIYDVDIQVKMINDIPTALYYQ from the coding sequence GTGATCGAAATTAGTAACCTCTCTAAATCTTATGGAGCTAAATTAGTTATTGATAATCTATCCATTCATCTTCCGAAAGGAGGAATAACTTCTCTCATCGGTCCAAATGGTTCTGGAAAGTCGACTTTTTTAATGATGATAAGACGCCTTCTGCAAAAAAATAATGGCCAAATCCATATTGATGGCCTTAATATTGATAAAATACCGCATGACATTTTAGCCCAAAAATTATCACTCCTCCGTCAGGATAACCCTTTATCCATTCGTCTTACTGTGTATGATTTAGTGAGCTTTGGGCGCTATCCCTATTCCAAAGGACGTTATAATAATGAAGATAAACAATTTATCGAAAGAGCTATCCAATATCTTGGATTAAGCGGTTTGGAAACACAATTTTTAGATGAACTCTCTGGAGGGCAGCGCCAACGGGCTTTTATTGCGATGATCATCTGCCAAGATACCCATTACGTATTATTGGATGAACCCCTGAATAACCTGGATATGAAACATTCTATTTCCATGATGAAACTGTTACGTCGTGCTGCGGACGAACTTAAAAAAACCATTCTTCTTGTAATGCATGATATCAACTTTGCCGCATCTTACTCAGACAGAATTGTTGCACTCAAAGATGGTAAAGTGGCTTACTTTGGAACCCCAAAAGAAATTATTCAACCTAAAACTCTTAAAGAAATCTATGATGTAGATATTCAAGTGAAAATGATCAACGATATTCCTACGGCTCTTTATTACCAATAA
- a CDS encoding ABC transporter permease → MKNYWIAVAAIIMLSAVSLFVGYSSVTPYDLLSNDANAWLLFWKTRFPRTMAALLSGMALALSGMIMQMLIRNRFVEPSTTGTTEFASLGILFVMIFAPGIPTFGKMAVATIFAMTGSLLFIFLLRQIPIKSALIVPLTGIMLGYIVSSLVNAIADYETLLPSLQAYLFGSFSMILEGRYELLWLALPTCILAYCVADRFTVAGLGEDLTSNLGLNYRNVMFFGLFVIALTSAVVICTVGRIPFVGLIIPNIISKIMGDNMRHSAPWIAISGAGLVLLCDLLGRLAQRSNEIPISTTMGVVGSFVFIVLLLHWRKRLG, encoded by the coding sequence GTGAAGAATTATTGGATAGCCGTAGCTGCTATTATTATGCTTTCCGCTGTCAGTCTCTTCGTTGGTTACTCTAGTGTAACGCCTTATGACTTGCTCTCAAATGATGCAAATGCATGGCTTTTGTTTTGGAAAACACGTTTTCCACGAACGATGGCTGCACTTTTATCAGGCATGGCACTTGCCCTTTCAGGAATGATCATGCAGATGCTTATACGTAATCGTTTTGTTGAACCTTCAACAACAGGAACTACGGAGTTTGCATCTCTTGGCATTCTTTTTGTTATGATCTTTGCTCCTGGCATCCCTACCTTTGGAAAAATGGCCGTTGCTACAATTTTTGCGATGACAGGATCGTTACTCTTCATATTTTTATTGCGCCAAATCCCTATAAAATCTGCTCTCATTGTACCACTTACAGGTATTATGCTTGGATATATAGTCAGCTCCTTAGTAAATGCCATTGCAGATTACGAAACACTTCTTCCCTCTCTCCAAGCCTATTTGTTTGGTAGCTTTTCAATGATCCTTGAAGGACGTTACGAACTCTTGTGGCTTGCTCTTCCCACATGTATCTTAGCTTACTGTGTTGCTGATCGTTTTACAGTTGCTGGCCTCGGAGAGGATTTAACCAGCAATTTAGGACTAAATTATCGTAATGTAATGTTTTTTGGCCTCTTTGTTATCGCATTAACATCTGCTGTAGTAATTTGCACAGTTGGCCGGATTCCTTTTGTAGGACTCATTATTCCAAACATTATCTCAAAGATCATGGGTGATAATATGCGCCACAGTGCACCTTGGATAGCAATCAGTGGTGCAGGACTTGTCCTACTTTGCGATCTTTTGGGACGACTTGCACAACGGAGCAACGAAATCCCTATCAGCACCACTATGGGTGTTGTTGGAAGTTTTGTTTTTATTGTGCTTCTTTTGCACTGGAGAAAGCGCCTTGGATAA